The Colius striatus isolate bColStr4 chromosome 23, bColStr4.1.hap1, whole genome shotgun sequence genome segment ACATGCAGCTGACTGTGCCTGAGCAGCTCAAAAGACCAGGGCACACAGTTGCCAAAATATAGCTTTACAAGTTTATGCACCTAAGCTCCaacatctgccttttttttccccccttgtttccttttttcattgcctaaaagatattttagtgcctgccaaaataaaatacaagaaaaaaaaggaattaaagcaTAGAAAAGTCAAAAACCACACAATTTCTTGATAAAAGAACACTAATTATTGCATTGGAAACCCCAGACATTGCAGTTGCCCAGCAATGACCACTCTCCTCTACCAGGGTTTTGCTTTTCAGGAGCAATCGTTGCTAACTGGGTGTCATTTTCAAACCAGGTAgaagttttttttgttttgtttgggtttttttacttttttcaagGCTCCATCTTGCACCACTGTCTGGTGGAGGAACCAAGTGGGATTGGCAAACACTGTGATGCTGCAGACATACAGGACAGAGCCACTGTGAACATCAGCCTCACCTACAACATTTAGAAAGTGAGAGAAGCAGTTGTGGGAACTTAACAAAGTATTTTCATGTTTGCAACAGAtagattctttaaaaagaaaattatacaGGGACAATGCAAAACCAGGATCAACATCACATGTACTATTATTTTCAAAAGTGCATAGGGAAGGCAAGTAAACTTGTACTGATAGCCACTTTGTCATCCCTATTGCAAGGCTTTTTTGTCCAATTCCTTAATATCCATAAATCTCATTCTCCACCCAAGCTGATTCCTTGCTCGTCCCTACACGATCTCCACACAGCTCATAGATATCATTGGTCACAAAACCACTTTCAGTACTGGCCAGTGTCACAAAGCCACTCGTTGATGTATTCATGGCTGCATCATCATAATCCCTGGAAAGGCTGTCAAGCGCTTTATCTTCCTGTGCACGGAAGGAATAATTCTTAGAGTCAGGCCTGGTTCCAGCCAGATCTGCTTCTGATTGCTTTTTGATTACTTTGTAAATATCCAGATTTGGACTGTTCCTCCTGGGGTTAGCCAGCCACATGTCCTCCTCCTTTGGGCTTGCATCTATTTGCTCTCGTCTCCTTAGGGATGGAGGAAAGAGGATAAGTCataatgtgctttttttcagaggcaaacacaaaacaatgtcatgtcactctcacagtaattTAACCATGACCCTTGAGGAAAGCTGACACTAAACCTGGACTTGTGATTGTATTTGTTGCTGCTTGGCATTCCAAGTGTGTGGCAGCAGGCTGCATATCTGAGGTAGTCCCATGGCAGGACCTGCTGAGGTACCCCTTGTACCCTGCTGCCACCTCAGATGCTGAGGCAGCAAAACTCAACACTCAACACTGACACTCTCAAAACCACAGCCAGCATCCCCACCAGAGGTATGATGCACACAGAGAAAGCAAGGGGAGGAAATGGGTTATTGTCAGTTGTTCCAAACATATATCCTTTTATTTCTATTActgtttttcacttttgaaGGGGTAATTCAAATCTTTAGTAAGAAAACTTAAGTGCTAACCCTTTAAAATCATCATCTGGTTTTACACTGTTCCCTAACTACTGTATGTCTGTGAAcataataaaatgtaataatgtGATTTACTTAAAATTTCAGTTCACAAGTAACTGAGCCTGGAGCACCTATGCCActtgttaaatatttatttgtgtgAAAGCAGTCCTTTCCAGAGCATATTACAGAATTCTGTAAAATGATTGCCAGGACAAGATATCACAGGCTCACTAATTACCCAAAAATGTCACTTACCTCTTCACAAAGAGCCAAAACCAGAAGATGGCTGTAATGACCAtcaggagaagcagcacagggaTGCTGGGAATAAGGATGTAGGCAAGACTCTGAAGAGGTTCTAGGGATAAAAATGAGATTCTGGCTTTTATTCACTTCCAGTTGCATTTACATTCACAGAACTTCATAGAAAAACTTAATGGCTGCAAAAAGTAGCACCATCACACCTCAGTGGGCTTCTAGTCCTGTTCATAATCTGGCAGCATCTACTTCTTCTCAAAGAGAGCAAGTGTAACAGAGACTGAACATCTAGTTCAGTAGCTTGGAGTAAAATAAACTCAAATCCTCAAGATGAGGACCAACAAGCCTCCCTTTCTCGCTGTAAGAAGACAGTAGTAGTGCAAGTTAATGCTGTCTTTTAAAAGCTTAGGAACCTTCATCCAAAAGGTTTCACAGAGAAAAGTGTCTTTTATGATGAGTGAATTTGTAGAAGTCAGTGTGGTGAGAAGAAAGGGTTTTTCATAGTTAATAATagacatgaaaaaaacattGGCAATTTAAACACTCAAAAGGGATTCGATAAATTTTGCACAGCTTTAGCACATTCTGGGAGCCAAAACAACCAGTTGACTTTTGTACTGGAAAAGatctgaaggatttttttcttcttctgatgCAGTTGTCTAAATTCAGCCTTGTACATTCAGGGTCAAACACATCAAACTGAAGTGCTGACTGCTTGCAGCCATGTGTGAGAAAGGTGGGCCTGCACAGTTAGAGAACAGGCCAGCTGCTGAATGCACAACATACCTTTGGTTTCTACAATTGTTATATTAGCACTTTTCTTATGGCGTTCTTCTGGGAATCCTGGGCTCAAGGGTGCTGTTGCAACATCTGAAAAGAAGTGGCTTAATTAATATTGCAGATGTTATTTGAAAGAGTTTGAGAATCATAAGTGAGGGcaagaagagatggaagagtTTGACAGCTGCAAAGATGTGTAAGGTGGACAGATACTCTTTTGCTTAGATTCTGCAGCATGACCAGTGGTACAGGACACTGCAACAACAGCAAGACTGTGTTCCTGCAGAATGAACTATAAAACAGCACAAGGAAAGTGCAAACTGCAGGGAAGCTTCTTGCTCAGTCTGTGAATGTCCTTGACAATCAATGTAACACAGGGCATTTCTACTGAAAGCTAGCCTAGTgtgaaaaaagccccaaacaaatACCTGTAACTTACCTTCTTGAGAATTCTCTGTTGGAGCACTTGTTGgcttctctgaaagaaaaaaaaggtatgcaTGATTTCCTCATTTACTTGAAGGAGACCAAGTGTACTGAAGAGTCTAATAAAATCAGCACCCTTCTTTAGTGTTCTCTCTTCCTCAGGCCCCATTTTTGATATTACAAATACTTAATAAAAATCCTTTGAGAGTTCATATAAGTCACATGGCAACTAGCTACAGATATTagatagagatttttttccttgagacTTCCATAAATTTAAAGATATCTGTCTCCCACCAGAACTTTTGAGTAAGACAGAACAGGAGACTCTTGGAGACTGGGGAAAGGTTGATTTTTAAAGCTACAGAACAACTCATTACCCAGAGAATATTTGCAAATGAAGTTATTTTTCATGTTGCATCTGTCATCGTTCCATTGAAACATGTAAGGACCTCCAACACCTGGTGGGGCAGATGGCTGGTGGTACATCACAACACAGATTTCACTCCCACAGGATGGCTCATCATCATACCAGTTCCTaagaaaatacaacaaacaTGTCAAGTAAGAGCTTGAGATCACTTTCCCTGGTACTGCAGAAACTCAGATGGGAACACAGCATACAGGGGATCACAGAGGGCAGAAACAAACAGGTTTACACCTCAGCACACCCCACCCTCACCTCCTGCTTCCCCTGTGTGAAAATAGGAATAACAACAATATGATTATGTACAGTGTCTCTTCCCTTTTTGTAAATCTTACtttccagagaagaaaactcaCTGAGCCAGGTGTTGAGCAAATATTAGGGAGGGACAGGTTGAGTACTTCAGTGCCTGAAACTCCTCTGCAAGACTGAGTAAAAGCTCAGGAGAACTTTGACTTCTCTACACAGTTTTAGACATTTTAGTATTGTTTTTGGACATGTCTAACCAGGGGTTTTTAAGACCAGACTGCTCATTCTCCCACCTCCTTTAgcattcaaaaaaaaaccaatctagCCTAGAAAATCTAGGTGTCTTATATGGAACAACAAAGAGAGATCAGGGTCTCTACAGGGTAGTTTGTCTACCCCTTGCATCTGGATGGCATGAATAGTTCTCTTCAGTGACCACAGAAGGAGCATAGGTGACAGCTGGGACAAAACTGCTCAGTTCCTTTTAAAGAACTCCTTCTGATTGTTAAAGGCAGGTGACAGTCCCTGACCAGTTTGCTTCCCGGTCTCACTCACGGATACCTACCGGAACTTGGATGAGCTGCCATCTGACCAAGAGTAGAGGTTCTGACACTCTGTACCATTGTCCAcctcctcctttttcctcctaagCCCTATCCAAAAATCTCCATCAGAAGCTAAGAGACTCTCAATAAATTTTTCCATCAGTCTTTGCTCTGCTTCTGTTTCAATACTGACTAGATGTCCACCATCAGCTCTGCAGGCAAGATGTGCTTCTTCATAGCTGATCCTGCGTGAAGCATCatgaaaataaactattttgtAGCATGGTTTCTGCGTTCCACCCCGGCAAACTGTctgccctgcagaaacaggaaaaaacttGTTTCAGGAACTGTGCCTGTTAGTACCAAGTATGAATGCTAACACTTTCATTTGGTCAAGTTTTGCACTATGCAAAAGTTTCTATGAAAAACATGACACAAGGAAAAAGTCTCTTGTATTGTCATCCTGGAAAATGGCATCTCCAACCTTTTCTTACTGCATGGAACAGTTTAGGTTGAGCTATGCAACACTGTTCTTTCATGTCTTGCACTTCTCAGCTCATGAATTTTCTGTGATTTGAAGACCCTAAGAGTTCCTTTACAAAGAAGCAGTGCTGTGCCAGAGAGCAAGCTGACGTTCAGTCTCTTAACAAGAATTCCCTTACAAGGGTTCAAggaggcttttaaaaatgattatGATTTTTAAAGAGTATAAATGTCTAAAATTAGAGATGCTCTTACACAAGCAGAGATAAGAATAATTTATCTTGTGGTGCACATGTAATAGTTTCGTGGAGTATGTGCTGCAGCGTGTCAAGATGTGTTCAGAGTCCAATTGTAAGCATTGCTCTGCACTGAAACAGTTCCTGACTACTCAGGAAGTAAACAATGTCTGTTTTTCAGACTGTCACAAGCCAAGGACTTTCTCATGCATGAAACAGCAGGGCTTATTTTGATTCCAAGGAAAGTAAAGATCTAAGTGAAAAGATACATAAACTAAAATAATGCAGTTGTAAGTTTCTCAGCAGAAGAGTTGCAATATTTAGGTTGTGCAAACAAATAGTTTTGCTTTTACtcagtaaatatttcttttcaatctGCTTTCAATCACAATCTGAATCACATGtaaaaatagagaagaaaagcatttaGCAAAAGTTGTAATATATTCAGAACAAATGAGATGTGAGTATAGGTCAGGATAAACCTCTCCATGGGATAGATGTCAGCTTTCTTACAGGTTCCTGCATGGCCGCTTCTGTGAGTTGGAATTTAAAGCTCTTTCATACTGGAATTTTTGAACAGCTAAGTACTCAGAGTGTGTTAACAATttacacagaaattaaaaccagCTGTACTGCAAAAGCAGTATTTAAAAGTACATCTCCAGGCATAGCCTATGCTTTTCTCAGCAACATAACACTCAtgcaaaaaggcaaaaagccCTTACCTCTCCTGAGGGATATGTCCACTGCTATTGTGAAGATataagaaaaacacagatggCACATTGTTATTAAAAGCTTGCAGCAACTGTCTAGAAATAGTCACAAACTGCACTCATTCGTTTCTGATACTCAACCACAGTGTTCAGGCTCTTTGCTGAATACGCCTACTGGCTACTCTATGCCCTAAAACCAGACTAGACTATGTAGTTTGGGTACTGCCTCCAAAAAGAATCGCTGGTCCAACCTTGAGGTCacatatatttttctgttctatgaAAGGCATCTAAATAGGCGACATTCCATTGCACAAAACCAGGAGGACAAGAAACTTTGTAGAGGAAGGCAACCTAGCGCTGGCTGGAAACTCAGCCAGGCTGCTATTTACCATCGAGGGGCGGATGACAAGAGCAGTTCTGTTAGCCAGGGCAGCATTCAGCACTAGAACCAAGACAGAAATGCAGCAGAGAGAGTAGAAGCTTTCGTCATGAGAGGAGAATGAAACCGGACTATCGGCGTACCCCTTCACGACCAGAAAGGCAGAGACGCTTCCAGGCAGGCGGAGCCGAGCTCCCGCTGTGCAGGCAGAGGGCAGAAATGCCCGCACAGGGCAGCGCACACGCCGTCCCGTCCGCGCCTTCCCCGCGCAGCCAAGCCCTCCAGCGCAGGCGAGGAGCAGCCGGAGCGCAGACCAGCCTCGGGCCAGCGGACGACCCTTCACGGGGCCGCGAGTGCGCTCCCCGGCCCTCCCCGGGACCCTGCCCGCAGCCTTACCGCTGAGCAGCCGCGTCCCCGCAGCGCAGCCCAGCGCGGCGGCCACCAGCGCCGCGGCCGCCAGCATCGCCTCCGGCAGCCTCGGGGTGCGCCGGTCGCCGGCTGCCTGCGCCGTCTCGCCCCATCGAGTGGCCCCTGGCCCGGCCGCGGCGAGGGGAGGGCGAGCGGGGAGGAGCcggcgccgcctcccgccgcggGCTCCGGGCCAGCGGGCAGAGCCCGGCACAGCGTCCTATGcggcggggaggcggcggcgagCAAAGACGGGACCCGCCTCCCTCTGTGAGCATCTCTCCTCCGGAGGCAGCTGCCTCTCCCGCTGCGGGTACGAGCGAAGCCTACAACCCTCCTGCTGCCCCGTTCTCAGCTATCCCCTGTGCCACACTTCAAACGCTCAGCACTTCTGCGTGTTTTCTCAGCGCTCCAGCTTTGCAGCATCCCTGTCCCACAAGGCGTGAGTACACGAGACATCTCCATCCATCCCAACGTATGAGGGATAGAGCCACATCTACAGTCCCTGAAACTAAAGGCTGGTTTTCCCCATAGGGATGTGCAGCTGCTCTCAGAAACGTCTTCAGGGCTGAAAACAAAACACGGGAACTTTGTTTCCGAAGTTAGTCAATGCTGAGCCTGCTTCCTGGTGGTGTGCAGCTGCTTCTGGGAACGCTATCTCTCCAGCTAACATTTGAGCAATAAAGCCAGAAcatctttcccctcaagatAGGGCCCAACTGTGtagactgagggggaaaaaacccacaaaacaaaacttattttaactattttctttaCTGCACTGCATCAGTTTTCATCTTCAGTTTATGTGGGCAAGAAATCTGCTCCTTctaaaaagacagaaacatgTTAATTATTACTACTTTGTTCTAAATTTCCTGTTCATACTGGAACCAAAGACTACACTGTCAGCATTGAAGAGTTTTGTTTCAGGCCTAACTTTAGTGCATAGAATTTAGACAAAGCAGACATATTTGGTTAAGCATATTAATAAACTTTGAGAAGAGATAGTACTTAATATGAACCATTTAAAAAGCTTAAATAAGGAGGAAGAAGGCTTTTATGTCTAAAATGAAGACGTCATTTCTGAAAGTATTGTTTGAAATCTTGTTTCGCAAGTTGGTCCTCAAACCACTGCCCTTATCAGCTTTAACATTTCAGTTCCACCCTCTACTGTTGAGTAATGAAATTGTATTAATTAGGAAATATAGTTCTTCAGAAAAGCAGATGTTTAATCTTAGATGAGGTAAAAACTCATCTATCTCTGCTTTGTATCTGGTGAATTACAAGCGAAGGGAAGAAGTGCATTAATACAATACAGACATCTTACTCTTGAGTTTTCTTATCCTGATAAATATCCATCTGGACCAAGCAGAACCCTTATAAATCAGTAAATCTAGAGTTCattaatgataataataaacCCCCCTAAATGGACTTCTTCCTTTTACTGCTCAAATTGAGTTTATGAGAGGGAGGAAAGCATGTGAAATCTGCAGCTAGTCTGGTAACTTTGTTATAAACCAAGCTTTAGTgttttagtggaaaaaaaaccctagagaacaatgaaaaaaaatgaaagcagtggATCCACTGTGGATACAACATTCACTTCCCAGATCTACACAACAAAGCTTCTAGGTTTTGCTCTCCCAGGGGATATGCTGCAGGAACGGGATGTCTGAATCAGGTCTGAAATCTGCATTTAGCAGTACGTGACACCTGTGAGTGATAATAATGTGAACACTGTTatattcagttttcattttcttagaCTTATGTGAGGCTTATAGCATGTTCTTTAGcaggaaaaagtaatttacTCATTGAAATTAATCAGCCAGCTCTAATTCTGCCAAATGCCCAAAGCTGCAGAGCTTTGCTATCATGGATGGttactgaatttttaaaaatgaacagaagATTCAGGGAACTGTTGCTAGCTTCAGCCAGAATTCAGAAGGAAAGCTAATTGATGATAATGAATGAGATGCATTTTGGAATTATTAATTGGAGAAGGAGGACTGCTGACTTGCATGAAAGTCTTGCAGACCTCAGCACCTTTCTGCATCTCTTGCAGATAGCTCTCATCTGGGCTGCTTCCCAAACCCAGGCTAGAGGCTTTTCAGTAAAAATGTGCAATGTTTTAttacaatgagaaaaaaaagagcataacTACAGAGTCAGGCTGAAATTGTTACTACAAGATTGAATACTATTTGTCTTAGCTTATGTTACTTGTGTGAACTGCATTCATGGTGTATATATATGGAACACTGATTACTTAGATTAAAAGAGACCTCATCAGAAGTTTATCTCAGTGTCTCAATAGCAAGCATGACTGTTGTCTGCATCTTCTTTTCTTGGCAAAGTGGTAGGAGAGACTCTAAATACTTGCTCTTATCCCACTGTTTTGCAGGAGATGAGCCTCAGTGATCTGGATACCGTGTCACTcgctttgtttatttttctgcccAACTTAATGCTTGAGAGAGaatgaaatgtaatgaaaatgtGGAGCTGTCTCAGATAGGACAAATCAGCAGATGTGCCTGGGGAGCCTGGACCCAGCTTAGGGTACACACTGCTTGTCACAGTAAACATGGAAGACCAAAAGGCTGACCACATTGTGCATCTTATGCAGTCAGAGGTTAGTCTGTCTGCCTTCCTTTGTCAAAACTCTCATGCATCTGATTTCCACTGAGATATCTTCCAAACCTTTTTACCTGGCTGTGTGGCTAGTGATTGTTACTTTTGGCAATCAGCTAACTACACTGCCTAGTAACTAGGCTGATGTAAGAGACGGTTCCCTTTCAACACCTTCTTTGATGAAGACTGGAGTTTTGTTAAAAAGTCCTCTTAGAGTAGGTTCTAGCACTATTGTTTTCTCCATTATTTTCTGAAGGGAAATGGTCAAAGTAAAAAACATTTATAGCATACTCTGAGTTTGACATTTAACCATTGCTCAAAATCCCCTTCATTTAATAGCTTCTTGAATAAGACATGAAAGCtaaatgaaaattactttccCAATACCTATCAGATAAAGGTACAAGCAAATCAATCTTGGTGCATAAAGAATTAAGTATATAGTAAGTATAATAAGTGGCTAAACAATTTAAACACAACAGACAGCATTCTTGCTCCAGGAAAGTTCCTGAGGATTTTGGCACCAACTTCAAGGGATACGAGATTTTACTTGCTATTGCCAACATATACCATTCATTTCTGTGGGATAGCtaaaaatatggaaataaaGCTGTAAATGAATCATTTTTTCAGTAAGGATAAGGATGTCACAAGGAAGCTTTGCAGTAGTTTTCTGTACTGAGGTAACAGGGAATCCTGTGCCTTGTTTTGATGGCAGTGAAGTTAGTGATTGTGAAGCAATGTATACAATCAGCTAACTACACTGCCTACAAACCAAGCACTAGTCTTGTGCCTGAGTAATGGCATTCAATcctaggaagaaaggaaagtgctTACAAAAATGATATCAACATACTCTGTCTTCTCAAACGCTCTTAGAGCAACCAGCAAAGTTGGTCATGTTACCCTTAGTGCTGTTCTACTGAATACTGATTCTTTAGATCACAAATTCTTTGCTCTGAATAGTTAAAAACTGGAGTGAGTGCATCACAAAGATCGTTTCAGTTAATTTTACTAGCTTTCACCCATAAATGTCTTACTGTTAAAATGCACAAAAAGAATCCTGGACTTACCCTCAGGAAGCTTACCTTGCAACAATTCTCAAACAAACTGCATTTagaataaaatgtttcaaaagatTTAATGAACAGGGAAAAAGGCTTCGCTTCTTCACtcttcatttccttccctttccatgGCTAGCTCAGTAACCTATTCGCTGAGCACTCAGCAGTCCTTCACTGGTAGATGTGCCTCTGGGGATGGCTCTTTAGGTGGTCCCTGGGTGCCTCATCTCTTCCCCTGGGACTCCTGGTTTGGAGTGTCCCCAGTCTGGGCCGTGGGTCAGCCCCATGCCTGTAGCCTTTGTGTACACTCTGTTGTCATGGTCACTCAGCTGGGGCTCGGGCATGGAGACCAGACTATTGCTTTGAAATGTGCAGATGGCTCCTGTCATAGGAAGCTTTGTTGCAAAAGAGGTTTCTATGGGCAAAGTCAATACAAAGCACGCATGGTGTTTCTATCCTGCTCCTGTGGACAAATGGCTACAGGTTGGGTCACAGATTCCAAAGGTGGTCCAGGTGTGTCACAGGTAGCAGTTCAGGCACACCTCTCTAGGAAGATGCCCCTGAAAAGACAAACAGCTCCTGGCACTAAACTGCAGTGAGAGGCACATGCTACACATTTCACCCAATGGTGACCACAACACTCTTTCTTGGGGACCTAGCCAGCCATTTCTGTGTGCTTGCTCTTGACCTGTTCAGCTCACTGCAGTCCTCTCACTCCCTTGCATTTCAGATCTTCTTTCTACTTTCTTCCTCACAGTCAGCACTAATGcagccccatcctgctgccactgAAGTTGGAGTGAGGGGCAGAAAGCAGATAGATAAGTCTGGATTGGTACAATGCTGACTGTCCCACCTTAGGCTGTCCTTTCCTCCATGCTAGTCACACCAGCAACCAAGACAGAGCAAGAGAAAAGACATTTTGTGCTCTCCATCACCCCCAGTGAGAGGAGAAACTACAAGGGAAAGAGAACATGCTCCTTGCTATGTTAACAACAGTGGCAAGATGTGATTCTTGGCTGGTGATTTGTTTTGTCACACCATTGCAGTTTGCCTGCTTACCTGCACAATTATGGATGTCCTCATAGAGCTTGTTTCAAAGACCGTTTACATTGGGCAGTGCTTTCTTTAGGCAGGAGTCTTCTCCTGATCGGTGCAATTAGCATGGTCATGCTGTCATGTGCTTTGTAATTGTGCTTTGCATAATTAAATGCAATACCCATGGTAAAACCACTAACCAGAAAAATTATCTGCAAGCATCTATCAGTTTTTTACAGAACACACACTGAGTGATCAAGTGGAAATAAAAACCTTAATCAGAACACAGCTTATTTCCAAAATACCTTTCTTAAGTTTAATCAAACCCAGAAAGTGTCAAATTTATGAGCAATCAACATATTTAACTTTTAGTTGTGGCTTTGATTGAAATCAGTTCCTGATCTGTTTCATTCAAAAATGATCCTTTGCATAGAGACTGTGTGATTGAAATAAAAGTGTAAGTTTGTAATATCCAGTTATGAGGTTTCTTCTGTGCTCAGACGTAACGGTGAAGTCAGTTGAACTGGTGCTGTGTATGTGCAGCACTGCTATTGTTTGTACTTAGCTGTTACCTCATACTTCTGAAGTGATCAGGCCAGAATACAGCCTGACAAAGCAAATGCAAAGTGCTTTTCTCTGAGAAGGTTGTCACCTAGAACGTTTTCCCACATGGAAATAGCTCAGGCTTACTGATTTTTGTATCAACAGTTACAAACTTCAGCTTCTTACCTGGACAAACTCTCTCTTGAAAAAATGATCCACCATCCACAAAAATCAAATAGCTTGTAGAAGAACGATTGCTACTAGCAGATGCACTTTGCTCTGTTAGTTCCATGTACTCAATCCTTCAAAGCAAGAAAACTGTACAAATTCTGCGAGGGTGGCTCTTGCCAGTAGGGTGTTTAGAGAAACAGTGTTTGCTCTTGGTTTGGCCTGCAGTTACTAGAGAAACTGTGTCCGACTCTTTCCCTTTGTCCTTCATGCCTAGGCTTGCCTGGTGACCCAGGAGACCCATAATTTAATCTGGCTAAGAATGCTTGTGCTGAGTTAGGGGCCTGATCTGAATCCCACTGAAGTCTTTGAAGAGATTGCCATTGATTGCAGCGAGATCTGGGTTGTCCCATGAATGTCCAGGCACTGTAATGCAGTGTTTttagttgtttgggttttctctcttcttaaTAAGAATTTTAAACCAACAGCACCATTTGACAAAAGgtataaatcatagaatggtggggttggaagggacctttagagatcatctagcccacccctcctgcagaagcagggtcacctagatcaggtagcaaaTGTTTACTCA includes the following:
- the LAYN gene encoding layilin isoform X1, giving the protein MLAAAALVAAALGCAAGTRLLSGQTVCRGGTQKPCYKIVYFHDASRRISYEEAHLACRADGGHLVSIETEAEQRLMEKFIESLLASDGDFWIGLRRKKEEVDNGTECQNLYSWSDGSSSKFRNWYDDEPSCGSEICVVMYHQPSAPPGVGGPYMFQWNDDRCNMKNNFICKYSLEKPTSAPTENSQEDVATAPLSPGFPEERHKKSANITIVETKEPLQSLAYILIPSIPVLLLLMVITAIFWFWLFVKRRREQIDASPKEEDMWLANPRRNSPNLDIYKVIKKQSEADLAGTRPDSKNYSFRAQEDKALDSLSRDYDDAAMNTSTSGFVTLASTESGFVTNDIYELCGDRVGTSKESAWVENEIYGY
- the LAYN gene encoding layilin isoform X2, which encodes MCHLCFSYIFTIAVDISLRRGQTVCRGGTQKPCYKIVYFHDASRRISYEEAHLACRADGGHLVSIETEAEQRLMEKFIESLLASDGDFWIGLRRKKEEVDNGTECQNLYSWSDGSSSKFRNWYDDEPSCGSEICVVMYHQPSAPPGVGGPYMFQWNDDRCNMKNNFICKYSLEKPTSAPTENSQEDVATAPLSPGFPEERHKKSANITIVETKEPLQSLAYILIPSIPVLLLLMVITAIFWFWLFVKRRREQIDASPKEEDMWLANPRRNSPNLDIYKVIKKQSEADLAGTRPDSKNYSFRAQEDKALDSLSRDYDDAAMNTSTSGFVTLASTESGFVTNDIYELCGDRVGTSKESAWVENEIYGY